One genomic window of Synergistaceae bacterium includes the following:
- a CDS encoding ABC transporter permease encodes MSRYVLKRLLLLIPVLLGVTFIIYTIMAIQPGDPGRMILGENASQEAVDKLNEQLGVNEPFFTRFFNYVYNAVFKLDFGTSYRTSQPVFNDVFARAGTSFKIAFNGMLMATVIGIPLGVLSAVKQYSHIDTFSRITAMLAAAIPPFWLGMMLIFIFSLKLRILPSNGIDSWRNFILPMVTLGIPYAGSQLRMTRSTMLETIRQDYIRTAKAKGVPNGVIVFKHALRNALLPIITITATSFGGLLGGAVITESVFSMPGLGTLIVTGIRQRDTPSVLAATLFLAFMFGIIMLFVDLLYAFVDPRIKAKYSR; translated from the coding sequence ATGTCTAGGTATGTTTTAAAAAGATTGCTTCTCTTAATTCCTGTTCTCCTAGGAGTAACCTTTATTATTTATACAATAATGGCAATCCAACCAGGTGATCCTGGGAGAATGATATTAGGAGAAAATGCTTCTCAGGAAGCGGTTGATAAGCTTAATGAGCAATTAGGTGTTAACGAACCGTTCTTTACTAGATTTTTTAACTATGTTTACAATGCAGTTTTTAAGCTGGATTTTGGCACATCATATAGGACGAGTCAGCCAGTTTTTAATGATGTTTTTGCTAGGGCTGGAACTAGCTTTAAAATTGCTTTTAACGGAATGTTAATGGCCACAGTAATTGGGATCCCGTTAGGGGTTCTATCTGCTGTAAAGCAGTATTCACACATTGATACTTTCTCTAGAATTACAGCTATGTTAGCTGCTGCAATTCCTCCCTTTTGGTTGGGAATGATGCTAATATTTATTTTTTCTCTAAAACTACGTATTTTGCCATCTAATGGGATAGATTCCTGGAGGAATTTTATCCTTCCGATGGTTACACTTGGGATTCCCTATGCTGGCAGTCAGTTGCGTATGACAAGGTCAACAATGCTAGAGACGATTAGGCAGGACTATATAAGGACAGCTAAAGCTAAAGGTGTTCCTAATGGAGTAATAGTTTTTAAGCATGCTCTTAGAAATGCATTATTACCTATAATAACTATTACTGCCACTTCTTTCGGGGGTCTGTTAGGTGGAGCGGTAATCACTGAATCTGTTTTCTCTATGCCTGGTTTGGGAACCTTGATAGTTACAGGAATTAGGCAGCGTGATACCCCGAGTGTGCTAGCTGCAACGTTATTTCTAGCCTTTATGTTTGGAATTATTATGCTTTTTGTGGATCTACTTTATGCTTTTGTAGATCCAAGAATAAAAGCAAAGTATTCGAGGTAA
- a CDS encoding ABC transporter substrate-binding protein yields MKKNFKILLMILVVLLVVTACSGGSKEIGTEGDKDTVRVYCEGVWTTLDPHGTGANAYTNMYLSNQFYESLVYVNDGGEIEPVLATEWSVSDDGLEYIFKLREGVKFHDSEEMTASDVVYSFERAISEPTLETYYAPIAKVEEINEYEVKITLKEIFAPFVSYMEYIPIVSEKYASENSLLTTECGTGAYELVSIDLNTECKMKAFDDYWRGKASIENAIFQVITEGTSAVVALESGDIDFMFCYNVSAFKPLEESGNFNTSLTATFHTANILMNNKVAPLDNKLVRQALSYATDRDAMIEIAYEGLAAPTYLMANPSAFGVSEEQFYNRYEFDLDKAKTLLAEAGFPDGLDLGKMTVISGSYHEKYAQVWQESLAKIGVKVELEGSESAVADATEHNYITCTMGNGFSSDFAYNSSHYTPDNMANYDNAEVTRLFAEAAKELDEEKRKELYSQVIDIIYDECPNIPIFNKQIPWVWNKDLNANPHLNSGHPYYIFEMSWNE; encoded by the coding sequence ATGAAGAAGAATTTTAAAATTCTGTTGATGATTTTGGTAGTGTTGTTGGTAGTTACTGCATGCTCGGGTGGTTCAAAAGAAATAGGAACTGAGGGGGATAAAGATACAGTTAGGGTTTACTGTGAGGGCGTGTGGACTACTTTGGATCCACATGGTACAGGTGCAAATGCATACACTAACATGTATCTATCTAATCAATTTTATGAAAGCTTAGTTTATGTGAATGATGGAGGCGAAATTGAGCCTGTGTTAGCTACAGAATGGTCTGTTTCTGATGATGGATTAGAATATATTTTTAAGTTAAGAGAGGGTGTTAAATTCCATGATAGCGAAGAAATGACTGCATCAGATGTGGTTTATTCCTTTGAAAGAGCTATATCAGAGCCAACTTTAGAGACATATTATGCGCCTATTGCTAAGGTTGAAGAGATTAATGAGTACGAGGTTAAGATTACACTTAAAGAAATTTTCGCACCATTTGTTTCATATATGGAATACATACCTATAGTCAGCGAGAAGTATGCCAGTGAAAACTCTCTTTTAACTACTGAATGTGGAACTGGAGCCTATGAGTTAGTCTCAATTGATTTGAACACAGAATGCAAAATGAAGGCCTTTGATGATTATTGGAGAGGAAAAGCTTCCATTGAGAATGCAATTTTCCAAGTAATAACTGAAGGAACATCTGCGGTTGTGGCTTTAGAATCCGGGGATATTGACTTTATGTTCTGCTATAATGTATCTGCTTTTAAGCCATTAGAGGAATCTGGGAATTTTAACACTAGCTTGACTGCAACATTCCATACAGCAAATATCCTTATGAACAATAAGGTTGCACCACTAGATAACAAACTTGTAAGACAGGCACTTAGCTATGCAACTGATAGAGATGCAATGATAGAAATCGCCTATGAAGGGCTGGCAGCGCCTACTTATTTAATGGCAAATCCAAGTGCCTTCGGTGTTAGTGAGGAACAGTTCTATAATCGATATGAATTCGATTTAGATAAGGCAAAAACACTATTGGCAGAAGCTGGATTTCCTGATGGGCTTGATTTAGGTAAGATGACGGTTATAAGTGGCTCATACCATGAGAAATATGCTCAGGTTTGGCAAGAGAGCTTGGCGAAAATTGGTGTAAAAGTAGAGTTAGAAGGGTCTGAGTCAGCAGTTGCTGATGCCACAGAGCATAATTACATAACTTGTACAATGGGTAATGGATTTTCTTCTGATTTTGCTTATAATTCTTCACATTATACTCCTGATAATATGGCGAACTATGATAATGCTGAGGTAACACGCTTGTTCGCTGAAGCTGCAAAAGAATTAGATGAAGAAAAGAGAAAAGAACTTTATAGTCAAGTGATAGATATAATTTATGATGAGTGTCCAAATATTCCAATCTTTAACAAACAAATACCTTGGGTATGGAATAAGGATCTTAATGCTAATCCTCATTTAAACTCTGGGCATCCTTATTATATCTTTGAGATGAGTTGGAACGAATAA